A genomic region of Acipenser ruthenus chromosome 9, fAciRut3.2 maternal haplotype, whole genome shotgun sequence contains the following coding sequences:
- the LOC117405515 gene encoding protein Hikeshi-like isoform X1 has protein sequence MFGCLVAGRLVQTDVQQVAEDKFVFNLPDYETANHVVVFMLGTVPFPGGMGGAVYFSYPDPSGLPVWQLLGFITNEKPSAIFKITGLKSGVGGQHPFGMMSIPQTPSVAQVGVSIEPLEQLVQQTPVASATVSTVDSFTQFTQKMMDSLYNFSSSYAVTQAQMTPNPSEMFIPASVILKWYENFQRRMVQNPNFWKS, from the exons ATGTTTGGTTGTTTAGTGGCGGGTAGATTG GTGCAGACAGATGTGCAGCAGGTTGCAGAGGACAAGTTTGTGTTCAACCTCCCTGACTATGAGACTGCTAACCACGTGGTGGTGTTCATGCTGGGGACTGTGCCTTTCCCTGGTGGGATGGGAGGAGCGGTGTACTTCTCTTACCCTGACCCCAGCGGGCTGCCAGTGTGGCAGCTCTTAGGATTCATCACCAATGAGAAACCCAGCGCCATCTTCAAAATTACAGGCTTGAAGTCTG GGGTAGGAGGCCAGCATCCCTTTGGAATGATGAGCATTCCGCAGACTCCCTCTGTTGCTCAGGTGGGCGTGTCTATAGAACCGCTGGAACAGCTGGTGCAGCAGACCCCAGTGGCCAGTGCAACTGTATCCACAGTTGACTCTTTCACACAG TTCACACAGAAGATGATGGACAGCTTGTATAATTTTTCTTCATCGTATGCAGTGACGCAAGCTCAGATGACTCCCAATCCTTCTGAGATGTTCATCCCTGCCAGTGTTATTTTGAAATG gtATGAAAACTTTCAGAGAAGAATGGTCCAGAATCCTAATTTTTGGAAATCATAA
- the LOC117405504 gene encoding polycomb protein eed, translating into MSESRAAAGNDMPAKKQKLSSDENSNPDLSGDENDDAVSIESGTNTERPDTPTNTPNAPGRKSWGKGKWKSKKCKYSFKCVNSLKEDHGQPLFGVQFNWHSKEGDPLVFATVGSNRVTLYECHSQGEIRLLQSYVDADTDENFYTCAWTFDSSTSHPLLAVAGSRGIIRIINHISMQCIKHYVGHGNAINELKFHPRDPNLLLSVSKDHAVRLWNIQTDTLVAIFGGVEGHRDEVLSADFDLLGEKIMSCGMDHSLKLWRINSERMQKAIKGSYEYNPSKTNRPFVSQKIHFPDFSTRDIHRNYVDCVRWLGDLILSKSCENAIVCWKPGKMEDDIDRIKPNESNVTILGRFDYSQCDIWYMRFSMDFWQKMLALGNQAGKLYVWDLEVEDPHKAKCTTLTYPKCTSAIRQTSFSRDSSILIAVCDDASIWRWDRLR; encoded by the exons ATGTCTGAGAGCCGAGCTGCGGCGGGAAACGACATGCCGGCGAAAAAGCAGAAACTTAGCAGCGACGAGAACAGTAACCCCGATCTTTCAGGGGATGAAAAC GATGATGCGGTCAGTATAGAGAGCGGGACCAACACTGAGCGCCCAGACACCCCTACCAACACCCCCAACGCCCCTGGAAGGAAGAGCTGGGGAAAGGGCAAGTGGAAGTCAAAGAAATGTAAATACTCCTTCAAGTGCGTCAACAGCCTCAAA gaGGACCATGGGCAGCCTCTGTTTGGTGTGCAGTTCAACTGGCACAGTAAGGAAGGGGACCCACTGGTGTTTGCCACGGTGGGAAGTAATAGG GTTACATTATATGAGTGCCATTCCCAGGGTGAGATCCGCTTACTGCAGTCGTATGTGGATGCTGAT ACAGATGAGAATTTCTACACCTGCGCCTGGACCTTTGACAGCAGCACCAGCCACCCCCTGCTGGCCGTGGCAGGATCTCGGGGCATCATCCGCATCATTAACCACATCTCCATGCAGTGCATTAAG CATTATGTAGGACACGGAAATGCAATCAACGAGCTGAAATTTCACCCTCGAGATCCAAACCTCCTGCTGTCTGTAAGCAAag ATCATGCCGTGAGGCTGTGGAATATTCAGACTGACACTTTAGTTGCAATATTTGGAGGCGTGGAGGGGCATCGAGATGAGGTCCTCAGTGCA GACTTTGATCTCCTCGGCGAGAAGATCATGTCTTGTGGCATGGACCACTCCCTCAAACTGTGGAGAATCAACTCTGAGAGGATGCAGAAAGCCATTAAGGGTTCATACGAATATAACCCCAGTAAAACCAACAG GCCATTTGTTTCCCAGAAGATCCATTTTCCTGATTTCTCTACAAGAGACATCCACAGAAACTATGTTGACTGTGTACGGTGGCTGGGAGATTTAATACTTTCTAAG TCTTGTGAAAACGCCATAGTGTGCTGGAAACCAGGGAAGATGGAAGACGACATCGATCGGATCAAACCCAACGAGTCCAACGTGACAATCCTAGGCAGGTTCGACTACAGTCAGTGTGATATCTGGTACATGCGCTTCTCCATGGACTTCTGGCAGAAG ATGCTGGCCTTGGGCAATCAAGCTGGGAAGCTGTATGTTTGGGACTTGGAGGTGGAGGACCCTCATAAAGCAAA atgTACCACCTTGACCTATCCGAAATGCACCTCAGCCATCCGCCAGACCAGCTTCAGCCGCGACAGCAGCATCCTGATTGCTGTGTGTGACGACGCGTCCATCTGGCGCTGGGACCGGCTACGGTGA
- the LOC117405515 gene encoding protein Hikeshi-like isoform X2: protein MLGTVPFPGGMGGAVYFSYPDPSGLPVWQLLGFITNEKPSAIFKITGLKSGVGGQHPFGMMSIPQTPSVAQVGVSIEPLEQLVQQTPVASATVSTVDSFTQFTQKMMDSLYNFSSSYAVTQAQMTPNPSEMFIPASVILKWYENFQRRMVQNPNFWKS from the exons ATGCTGGGGACTGTGCCTTTCCCTGGTGGGATGGGAGGAGCGGTGTACTTCTCTTACCCTGACCCCAGCGGGCTGCCAGTGTGGCAGCTCTTAGGATTCATCACCAATGAGAAACCCAGCGCCATCTTCAAAATTACAGGCTTGAAGTCTG GGGTAGGAGGCCAGCATCCCTTTGGAATGATGAGCATTCCGCAGACTCCCTCTGTTGCTCAGGTGGGCGTGTCTATAGAACCGCTGGAACAGCTGGTGCAGCAGACCCCAGTGGCCAGTGCAACTGTATCCACAGTTGACTCTTTCACACAG TTCACACAGAAGATGATGGACAGCTTGTATAATTTTTCTTCATCGTATGCAGTGACGCAAGCTCAGATGACTCCCAATCCTTCTGAGATGTTCATCCCTGCCAGTGTTATTTTGAAATG gtATGAAAACTTTCAGAGAAGAATGGTCCAGAATCCTAATTTTTGGAAATCATAA